In the genome of Mesorhizobium sp. NBSH29, the window CTTGATTTCATCCTCGAGCTTATCGCCTGTGAGGCCTTCTTCGGCCAGGCGCTCCATCTGAGCGAAAAGGTGATCGTTGAGATCGGTGATCCGATTTTTCATGTGCATTTCTCCCATTGTTGCCATGATTGGCGGGGGGTTAGTCGAGGTTGCGGAAACGGGCCAGTGCCTCTCCTACTACTGCTGTGGCATTGAAAATTAACGCGCCGCCTTGCTCAACGAAAAGCCACACTGCCGACCGATCTTCAGTGATCATCACATGATGCGGATCGGCTTCTTTTCGGTTCAGCAGCGCGGCTACATAATGGGGCGCATCTTCCGATGCGAGTGCCGCAAATCGAGTTTCGATCACTGCGACGATTTGGAAGGCTAAGGGTTGCGAGACGCCCTGTCTGTAAATTTGCTGCGCGAGGTAGAGAACGCAAATGTCTTTGACCGACCATCGTCGGGCGGCCCCCGGGCGGCCGTGTGGCGTTATGGGCAAGCGATCCGCCCACCAAATCAGAGTGGCTCGTTCAATGTCTAAGATGGCTTCAACCTGACGGCTGCTGAAGCAACGTTTCACAATATCATCCATCGTTCTAACCCCGTTTTCTGTAGGGAAACTGCGGCAGCACAGAGAAGATTGTTCCCAAGTATTCATGAATAGCTTTTTCCCCTCTTGGGGCGAGTCTGGCCTCAAGCTCATCGCGCTCGTTTTGTAGCTCTCCTCCGATCGCCTTGACCCGCATTCTCGCGGCTTCCTCGACACGAATGACGCGGTCTTTTAGAGCCTCGACCTGGCTGCGGGAGGACACCGAAGCAACGGCCCCTGCTCTGGACAACCTCTTCCTCCCTGGAACCTTGAATGTCTTAGGCCCGACCGCCTCTACCGGGCCGAGCACTACGAGCGCATCGCTGGTGGCGCGATAGTTGCGGTATGCGTCACTGTCTGGGTTGTCGACCAGCATGAGCACGGCCCCTCCCATAACTTCCCCGAGGGTCGTGCCTGGGAGGTATTCCCACTGTTGGATCTCATAAAAGAGAAGAAAATCACCGACTTGCATTGGGACCAACATCATGCCACCTCCAACAAGATCGCCTCGCCGAACGGGGTATTCTCGGTAAGCTGGTCGAACGTGGCGCTGTCGCCCTGCACGGCCCAAATCACCGGGGCGGCCGGTTCTTTGCCAAAATCACCGACATAGAGGTCAGTGAAATATGCGATGACGGTGGCGTCGGAGGCGTTCTTGGCTATCCATTCGAACGTATTGGAAAAAGCCGTGCCGCCGCCGCCCTTCGCCTCGAGCGTCACGATATCGCCGGCCGTGAACTCCTGGACGTGGTGAACATCGGTGTCGGCATAGATCACCGTCATCTTGTCGATCATGCTTTCCTCAAACGCGGCGCGGATCTCGGAGGCGAATTGGGCAAGCGCCTTCTGGTCGATCGACCCCGACGTGTCGACGGCGATCACGAAATGCGACAGGCCGATCGACACCATGCCGGGCAGGACGAGGCCGGAAGCCAGGAACCGGCGATTGGGCTTGGCCCAGGATGAATCCTTGGTCAGGCTCTCATCGACGAAGCGCCGAAGCACCTCGCGCCAGTCAACTTTTGGGCGAAGTAGTTTATCGACGATGCGCTTGATACCGGCGGGCAGACTGCCGGCGTTCATCCCCTTGGCGATCGCTGCCGCCTGGCGCACTTTGGACTGCATGTCGGCCTGAGCGTCGGCGATCGCGGCCTTGTCTCCCATTGGCGCGCCGTCGATGACTTCCCCGCAGCCGCCCGGATCACCACCTTGACCCTCGTCGCTGTCATCGCCATCATTTTCATCGTCGAGGATGCGATAGACCTCTTCGGCCGACAGGCCGACGAAGCGCGGCTCAAACAGTCCGCCCTTCGGCATGGTGCCGACTTTGCACTCGATCAGGTCTCCATTGATGACGTAATCGGCAGCCTTGTTCCAGCGGCCGGGCTTGCGGTGCTGGCGCCGAAGGTGATGTTCGCTGGCGTTGTGGATTACCTCGTGAGCGCTGACGAACAACAGCTCGTCCTTGGTCAAACCCATCACAAAGTTCTCGTCATAGAACAGGTGCTTTCCGTCGGTCGCCATCGTGTTGATGGCGGGGTCTTCGGTCGCGTCCACCACCTGCAGCTGGACGGCCAGGGAGCCAAAAAATGGGTGGTCCCACATCAACGACGTGCGCGCGGCCAGGATCTTGTTTTCTACTGGCGTGTTCATGCGTGTTCCTTTCTCATGAGGATCGACTGCGCTATGCAGCCAGCGATAGTTTCGGGCGAAAGGCGGGATACGAGGTAGGAATCCATCCCTTGGCAGGTGTTCACAGCGACCCGTTTTCTGCGCTTTGAAGTACGGCGAACGGCGCTGATAACTCTGAATTTTCGATCCACCAGTCCGAAGCCCAGGATGAACTTGCGGATCACCTTGCCTTCGCGCCTCTGTTCGAACTCCCATAGGTTTGAAAGCTCGTTTGAGGGAACAGGACCGCCTACCATGCGATCAAGCACAGCTTTGCGGGTAGGGGTCATGGGTCGACCCCCATCGCGGGTCGTCTGAACCAACCCTGAGTGATCGACAGTGCCGAGGCTGCCGCGATCTCTAGGGCAGGCAGCATTGCCCTAAACGCCTCGGAGAGCGTTCCTTTGGGCAGGTCGCTGCGCAGGACGGCCGCCGGTCTGAACAGCGCCGACAGCTCGGCCATGTGGCCGCGCTCCCATTCGTTGAGGGTCTGGCCATAATGCCGAAACTTCCGGTGCTCGGCGTCATAGACCAGCACCCATCGGCGTACTTCGCCGTGGGCTGTTGCTCCGATGAAGTCCCAT includes:
- a CDS encoding vWA domain-containing protein, whose product is MNTPVENKILAARTSLMWDHPFFGSLAVQLQVVDATEDPAINTMATDGKHLFYDENFVMGLTKDELLFVSAHEVIHNASEHHLRRQHRKPGRWNKAADYVINGDLIECKVGTMPKGGLFEPRFVGLSAEEVYRILDDENDGDDSDEGQGGDPGGCGEVIDGAPMGDKAAIADAQADMQSKVRQAAAIAKGMNAGSLPAGIKRIVDKLLRPKVDWREVLRRFVDESLTKDSSWAKPNRRFLASGLVLPGMVSIGLSHFVIAVDTSGSIDQKALAQFASEIRAAFEESMIDKMTVIYADTDVHHVQEFTAGDIVTLEAKGGGGTAFSNTFEWIAKNASDATVIAYFTDLYVGDFGKEPAAPVIWAVQGDSATFDQLTENTPFGEAILLEVA